The DNA region CTTGGACGTGTCGGTCTTAGCCACCACGATGATCACGTCGGCCTGGCCGCCGTTGGTGATGAAGGTCTTGGAGCCGCTCACGACGTACTCGTCACCGTCGCGCACGGCCTTGGTCTTCACGCTCTGCAGGTCCGAACCCGTGCCCGGCTCGGTCATCGCGATGGCGCCGACCCACTCGCCGGAGGCCATCTTCGGCAGCCACGCGTGCTTCTGCTCCTCGGTCCCGTAGGCGAGGATGTAGTGGGCGACGATGCCGTTGTGCAGCAGCACGCCCCAGCCGCTGTCCCCGGCCCGCGCCTGCTGCTCGACCAGCACGGTCTCGTGGGCGAAGGTGCCACCGCCGCCGCCGTATTCCTCGGGGATCGACAGACACAGCAGGCCGACCTCGCCCGCCTTGCGCCACAGGTCGCGGTCGACCTCGTGGTTCTCCATCCACCGCTCGACGTTCGGCGTGAGCTCCTTCTCGCAGAAGTTCTTCGCGAGGTCACGGAAGGCGTCGAGGTCTTCATCCATCCACGGCGAGCGGTACGACATGGCCCCTCCAGCTGGGGTCAGGCAAACAATCCGGCATGCATGTAAGTTACAAGGCGAAGGTACCTGCACGACGGACTGTCCGTAAAGTGCCCTGGACATCACGAGGAGGACACGTGATCACGCGCACCCACCGCACGCAGCAGGAACGCCGCGCGCAGACAAGGGAAGCCCTGCTCGACGCGACGATCGCGACCCTGGTCGAACTGGGCTACGCGCGGACCACGGTCCAGGAGATCTGCGCGCGGGCCGGGGTGTCCCGGGGCGCGCAGCAGCATCACTTCACCACGAAGGCCGAACTGCTGACCTCGGCGCTGGAGCACCTGTTCGACCGCTTGATCGCGGAGGTGACGCAGGCCGCTGGGGCACTGCCGCCCGGCCGCGAACGGCTGATCAAGGGCATCGACCTGCTGTGGGAGGCGTACTCCGGCGCGCTGTCGACCGCGGCGGTGGAACTGTGGGTCGCGGCCCGCACGGACGAGGAACTGCGGCAGACCCTGCTCCCGGTCGACCGCGCCCTGGGCCACGCGACGCTGGAGGTGCTGCGGGCGGCCGCGGAGGGCGAGCCCCAGAAAACGGCCTCCGACGCGGAGACCGTCCTGCTCTTGACCATCAACCTCGTGCGCGGCCTCGCCCTCGACGCCATGATCGGCGGCGACCCGCGACGGCGTGCTCGGCTGCTCGACGAGTGGAAGGCCATGATCCTGGACCGCTACCTGCGGACATGAGAAAGCGGGGTCCGGAGAGAAGCTCCGGACCCCGCCACTGCGAGATCAGCCCTTCGCGAGCTGCTTGTCGATCCACGCCTTGAGCTGACGCTCACCCGGGAAACCGACCAGACGCGACGACGGCAGTTCCTTGCCGTTGCGCAGCGGGACCAGGGTGGGCAGGTAGCGGACGCTGTACTGGCGCATCAGGTCCCGGCTGCGGTCGGCGTCGACCATGCCGACCAGGATGCGGCCGTTGTACTCCTTGGCGAGCTTCGCGAGGACCGGCTTCATCTTCTGGCACGGCGGGCACCAGGTGGCGCCGAAGTCCAGGATCACCAGCTTGGTCTTCGAGATGTTCAGGACCTCAGCGTGGTTCGCCGCGGTCACATCGATGACGTTCTCAGCCGCCGGGGCGGTGGGGGCGGCCTGAGCCGCGCCGACGGCGGGGCCGGTGACCAGGGCGAGCACGCCGATGGCGCCGCAAAGTAGACGTTTCCAAGTGGACACTGTGAACTCCTTCTGTGCAGGGATTTCTCGATGCCCCGAGTGGGGCGTCACGCGCCGGTGTCGGTCGGCAGTCCGGCCGACACCCAGTCCTCGATGCCTTCCCGGTACTTGCGCACGTCGGCGTAGCCCAGTTCGAGCAGCCGCCTGCCGACGAACTCACTGTTGCGGCAGGGAATGTTCGAGCAGTAGACGACGATCGTCGCGGCTTTGTCCGGGACGACGGACGGAGCGAACCGGTCGGTGAACTCGGCGGCGTTCTCATAGGGAAATCCGGGGATGTTGCGGGCCCCGGGCAGGTGTTCCTTCTCGTAGTACGAGACTGGCATCGTGTCGACCACGATTACTGTTCCCCCCGTCATGGCGGAGCGCAGTTCGTCTCGGCTGATCAACGGCAACATGGCAACCCTTTCGGACAGGTGATCGACACCAATTCATCGTCGGGTCGCGTGGCACCGAACCTCTAATGCCGCCTGTCCATGTCGGACCGTTATCCCTCCGCCGGGGAGCCGCCGACCTCGACGTTGGCGTTTCGGGTCAGCCAATACCGGTAATGGGGAACGCCTTGTGCCATGCGCCAGTAGTCCGCGGTCACCCGGTTGGCGATCTCCTGGGCGTAGTCCGCGCACGGGCCGCCTTCGCGCCACGCGATCATGTGCCGGACGAACAGCGGCGACCCGGCCAGCTGCCTGCACACCATGCCCTCCCGCTGCGGCCGGGTCGGCTGGACCAGGCCGACCCCGTGCCCGCCGATCACCAGGTTCTCTCTCGCGGTCACCTCGTCGACGTCGTGGACGATCTTGGCGTCGAAGCCGTGCGCCAGGCACATCTCACGGAAGGTCACCCGGCAGCCGTCACCGCAGCTCGGGACGATCCAGTTCTCCCGCGCCAGGTCGGCGAGCGCGACCTCGCCCCGCTCGGCGAGCGGGTGCCCGGAGGGCAGCGCGACAAAGGACGGCTCGGCCACCAGGGTCAGCGTGCGCACGGACGCGGGCGTCGTGTGCCCGCGGGTGCCGCACGCGGTCACCAGAGCCAGGTCGATTCCGCCGTGGGCCGCCTGCGCCAGTAGCCGCGCGCGCGACCCATCCCCACGCGAGCGGACCTCCGCGTCCGGCCGCAGGTCCCGCAGCGAATCGAGCAGCGGAACCGCGAGGACACTGTCGTTCCACCCGACCCGCAGCGGGCCGTCGTCGGTCTCGCGGCGCTGGAAGTCGCGCTCCACCTCGTCGAACGTGAGCACTATCGCCTTGGCGCGGCGCAGCACGATCGACCCGAGCCCGGTGGCCCGCACCCCGTTCTGGTCGCGGTGGAACAGCTCCCCACCCACCAGCCGCTCGATCCGGCGCAACTGGTGGCTCAGCGCGGGCTGACCGAGGCCGAGAATGCCCGCCGCCCGGTTGAGGCTCCCGGAGTCGGCGATCGCGCAGATCACCCGTAGATGTCGAATTTGCAACCGCATACCTCGGTATACCGCTACCAGCACCCATTCCCGAATACTTGCCAGTTCCCAATTAATTCCCAATTGCCTACGCAACTCATAATCCGATGACAACGGACAAAGGCAATACCCGACCCCCTGGACGCGGGTCATAGTCGGCGCTACCTCCGAGCTCCCTGCCTCGGATGCCTTCGATCACCCCCAGGAGTCATGGTGCTGCGACCACTCCCGCTGACCCAGCATTGCGCCAGTCCACTAGCCGAAGCCGAACACGTATGCATCGGAGTCAGTCCGTTCAACAGTTATTTCACAACCGAACGGATCGCCGATCTCGCCCGCTGGGCGGTGTCGTCATTCGCGAGCTTCCATTTCTTCGTGCCCGACGCGCCGTCGGCCTACACCCTCGAAGCGATCGGGTACACCCCGCGCGACGCCGCGCGTAAGGCACAGCGTCAAGGCAACTACACCCGCAACAAGATCCACCGTGCGCTGGCGCAGTGCGCCATCGACCCCGGCCCGGTGATCCTCGACTCGGCCGCGCTGGAGGTGAACCCGATGTACTCCAAGCTGCGGACCGAGGCGCACCACCGGTTCACCTCCGACCCCGGCTTCGCCAAGCATTGCCTGTCGGCTACGTCGTGGGTGCTGGAGAAGCGGCTGCGCGACGCGGAGCCCACCCACGCCCAGTCGATGCACGCGGTGCGCTACTTCCTTGCCGAGATGCCGATGTTCGTCAACACCGTCGAGATCGCGGGCGTGTCCAGCTCGGTGTTCGCCTACCACCAGCGCGTTCCGTTCCTGGAGAAGCTCTTCGCGCGCGAGCTGTCCTGGCAGCCGCACCCGGCGCAGGGCTTCGTCGTCGTCGAGCCGGTCGTCGCCGAACAGGTCGCCGCGGAGAGTGCGCTGTGACTGTTACGCAGAAGCCTTCCGGTCACGACGACTACTCCTTGTCCCGGGTCCCACCGGAGCAGCGCGTCTCGTGGATCACCGTCGCCGTGCAGCGGTTCGGGCAGGTGTCGTCGTTCCACCAGTTCCTGCTCGGCGCCGTGCTCGGTTTCGGCATGACGTTCTGGGAAGCGGTCATCGCCATCACCGTCGGCTCGGTGATGCTGGAGATCATCACCATCATGATGGGGATCGCGGGCACCAAAGAAGGTCTGTCCACGGCGCTGCTGACCAGGTGGACCGGGTTCGGCCGCAGCGGGTCGGCCATGGTCGGGCTGCTGATCTCGCTGAGCCTCGCGGGCTGGTTCGGGGTGCAGAACGACGTGTTCGCCCACGGCCTGCACGCGCTGATGGGCGGGCCGCCGGTGTGGGTGTGGGCGCTGGCAGGCGGCGCGCTGGTCACGGCGATCGTGGTGTTCGGCTTTCACGCGATGGCGTGGACGGCCTATCTCACGGTGCCCGCCTTCCTCGCGCTGGCCGGGTACTCGATCATCGACGCGCTCGGTGAGCACTCGCTGGCCGACCTGGTCGCGGCGGCCCCGCCCGGGCCCGCGATGTCGCTGGCGCAGGGCACCACCCTGGTGGCGGGGGCGTTCATCATGGGCGCGGTCATGACCCCGGACATGACCAGGTTCAACGGGTCGCCCGCCGACGTGGTGAAGCAGACGCTGGTCAGCGTGACCCTCGGCCAGTACGTGATCGGCCTGGTGGGGGTGCTGCTCGCACACGCGGCCAAGAGCTCCGATGTGGTCGGCATCATCACCTCGTCGTCCGGGGTGCTCGGCACGCTGATCCTGGTCACGGCCATCCTCAAGATCAACGACTGGAACCTGTACTCGTCGTCGCTCGGGTTGATCAACACCGTCGAGGTGCTGTTCTCCCGGACGCTGGACCGCGTCACCGCCACGTGCCTGCTCGGCGCGATCGGCACGGTGCTGTCCGCGATCGGCATCCTCACCCACTTCACCACGTTCCTGATGTGGATCGGGGTGATCACACCCCCGGTCGCCGGTGTGGTGATCGCCGAGTATTTCCTGGTCAAGCGGTGGCGCGCGGAACTCGAAGCCTCCCGCGCCACGGGCGATCTTCCCGCCACTTGCCCGAACTGGGTACCCTTGGGACTTGTCTGCTGGGCGGGCGGCGCCGCGGTCGGCTTCCTTGTGCCGATCGGGATTCCCACGATCAACTCTGTGATCGCGGCCTTGGTGATGTACGTGGCGCTGAGCAAGGTGACCACCAACCGCGCGATATCCCGAGCCGTCGGGAGGTAGGACACTTCATGCATCTGGATGTTCACCACCTACGTGTGGTGCGAGCGGTCGCGGAATCCGGGAGTCTCTCCCGGGCCGCGGCCGCGCTCGGCGTCACCCAGCCCGCGGCGAGCGCACAGCTCAAGCGGCTGGAGCAACTGCTGGGCTACCAACTGTTCGAGCGGCGCGGCGGCATCGTGGTCCCCACCGCGATGGGAGACTTGCTGCTGCGCCGCATCACCTCGGTGCTACCGCAGATGGACCGGCTGCTGGAGGACATCGGCCTGGCCAACGGCGCGGACCTCCCGCCGAGCACCGCGCGCGTCGGCGCGGTGTGCAGCGCGGTCGTGGCGCACCTGGCCTCGGCCATCTCCAGCGTCTGGCCCGAGATCGACGAGACCACGATCGTCCACGACGACGACAGCGACGGACTGCTGGCCCTACTGGAGGAGGGCAGAGCGGAGTGCGCGATGGTCAAGGATTACCCGGGCTATGAGCTCACACTCCCCCGCGCCGTCGACATGGCCGTCGTCGCGGTCGAGCCGACTTTCGTGATGCTGCCGGAACACCACCCACTGGCCTGCAACGCCGAGATCGAGCTGACCGACCTGCGCGACGCGAACTGGGTGCTGGCGGGCAACGGCACGTCCGCGGTGTTCACCGAGTTCTTCACCCGGACCTGCGCCGACGCGGGCTTCGTCCCCGACATCACCCATATGGTGAGCTCCCAGCCGATGGCGCAGATGGTGGTGCGCTCGGGCGCGGTGGGCCTCGTCCAGCCGTGCTGCGAGGGCCACGCGGGCGTCGCGATACGACCGCTGCGTGGGGAAGTCCTGCGCCGCAGGCACGTGCTGGCCTGGCGCGGCGACACCTTCGTCGCCGAACGGCAGGAGAAACTGGTCGCGGCCCTGAGCGAGGCGTACTGGTCGGAGGCCGAACGCAGCCCCGCCTACCGCAGATATCTGTCCTGCAACTGACAATGTCGGGTCAACGGGTCCCAACGGACCCGTTGACCCGACATTGTGTGCTTATCGACCTTCGCCGGGGAACAGGAACTCGTCCGCCGGGATCACCGTGCCGTTCCACCACGCGCCGAAGAAGCCGCTCAGGTCTCGTTCAGCCACCGCCTCCGCGTAGAGGCCGAAGTCATACCAGCCCTGGTTGCTCTGCTGGTTGATCGCCGGGAATCCGCTGTACATCTGGAAGAACAGCTCGTCACCGACCGTCTTGCGCAGCGCGTGCACCATCAGCACGCCCTTGGCGGTGGGCGTGTACTCGGCACGCGCGCCGGGGTCGGTGAGCTTGGGGGCCCAGAACCGCGCGTCGGCTTTCGCCGCGGTCACCTGGTCCAGGTAGCGCTGGTCGAGGTCGACGCCGTTCTTCTCCGCGTCCCACAGCCACACCGCGTACCGCGCGAAGGACTCCGTCAGCTGCGTGTCCTTCCACATCTTCGTGGTCACGCCGTCGCCCCACCACTGGTATGCCGTGGCGTAGACGAGGTCGGACATCCCGGCGTACACGCCGTAGACCGGGCGGGTCTGCGCCGGGTGCGTGGTGGCCGGGCGGTCCAGGAACATGCCGCCCGCGGCGGACTGCGGGTAGTCGCCGAGAACGCCGGAGAGGAACTCGATCACCTCGGGCAGCTTGTTCCCGAGCGCGCGCTTGTCCAGCGCCCACGTCGCGTATGCGTTGTAGACGCTGCGGCCGTCGGGCAGCGTGGCGGTGTCGACCTGCCAGCGGCGACCCATGGCCGCCATCACCGCACTCGGGGCGACCGCGGTTTCCTCGGCCCAGGTGACGGTGTGCCG from Alloactinosynnema sp. L-07 includes:
- a CDS encoding TetR/AcrR family transcriptional regulator, with protein sequence MITRTHRTQQERRAQTREALLDATIATLVELGYARTTVQEICARAGVSRGAQQHHFTTKAELLTSALEHLFDRLIAEVTQAAGALPPGRERLIKGIDLLWEAYSGALSTAAVELWVAARTDEELRQTLLPVDRALGHATLEVLRAAAEGEPQKTASDAETVLLLTINLVRGLALDAMIGGDPRRRARLLDEWKAMILDRYLRT
- a CDS encoding co-chaperone YbbN encodes the protein MSTWKRLLCGAIGVLALVTGPAVGAAQAAPTAPAAENVIDVTAANHAEVLNISKTKLVILDFGATWCPPCQKMKPVLAKLAKEYNGRILVGMVDADRSRDLMRQYSVRYLPTLVPLRNGKELPSSRLVGFPGERQLKAWIDKQLAKG
- a CDS encoding rhodanese-like domain-containing protein, whose translation is MLPLISRDELRSAMTGGTVIVVDTMPVSYYEKEHLPGARNIPGFPYENAAEFTDRFAPSVVPDKAATIVVYCSNIPCRNSEFVGRRLLELGYADVRKYREGIEDWVSAGLPTDTGA
- a CDS encoding LysR family transcriptional regulator; this encodes MRLQIRHLRVICAIADSGSLNRAAGILGLGQPALSHQLRRIERLVGGELFHRDQNGVRATGLGSIVLRRAKAIVLTFDEVERDFQRRETDDGPLRVGWNDSVLAVPLLDSLRDLRPDAEVRSRGDGSRARLLAQAAHGGIDLALVTACGTRGHTTPASVRTLTLVAEPSFVALPSGHPLAERGEVALADLARENWIVPSCGDGCRVTFREMCLAHGFDAKIVHDVDEVTARENLVIGGHGVGLVQPTRPQREGMVCRQLAGSPLFVRHMIAWREGGPCADYAQEIANRVTADYWRMAQGVPHYRYWLTRNANVEVGGSPAEG
- a CDS encoding tRNA-dependent cyclodipeptide synthase, whose amino-acid sequence is MVLRPLPLTQHCASPLAEAEHVCIGVSPFNSYFTTERIADLARWAVSSFASFHFFVPDAPSAYTLEAIGYTPRDAARKAQRQGNYTRNKIHRALAQCAIDPGPVILDSAALEVNPMYSKLRTEAHHRFTSDPGFAKHCLSATSWVLEKRLRDAEPTHAQSMHAVRYFLAEMPMFVNTVEIAGVSSSVFAYHQRVPFLEKLFARELSWQPHPAQGFVVVEPVVAEQVAAESAL
- a CDS encoding cytosine permease, yielding MTVTQKPSGHDDYSLSRVPPEQRVSWITVAVQRFGQVSSFHQFLLGAVLGFGMTFWEAVIAITVGSVMLEIITIMMGIAGTKEGLSTALLTRWTGFGRSGSAMVGLLISLSLAGWFGVQNDVFAHGLHALMGGPPVWVWALAGGALVTAIVVFGFHAMAWTAYLTVPAFLALAGYSIIDALGEHSLADLVAAAPPGPAMSLAQGTTLVAGAFIMGAVMTPDMTRFNGSPADVVKQTLVSVTLGQYVIGLVGVLLAHAAKSSDVVGIITSSSGVLGTLILVTAILKINDWNLYSSSLGLINTVEVLFSRTLDRVTATCLLGAIGTVLSAIGILTHFTTFLMWIGVITPPVAGVVIAEYFLVKRWRAELEASRATGDLPATCPNWVPLGLVCWAGGAAVGFLVPIGIPTINSVIAALVMYVALSKVTTNRAISRAVGR
- a CDS encoding LysR family transcriptional regulator, with translation MHLDVHHLRVVRAVAESGSLSRAAAALGVTQPAASAQLKRLEQLLGYQLFERRGGIVVPTAMGDLLLRRITSVLPQMDRLLEDIGLANGADLPPSTARVGAVCSAVVAHLASAISSVWPEIDETTIVHDDDSDGLLALLEEGRAECAMVKDYPGYELTLPRAVDMAVVAVEPTFVMLPEHHPLACNAEIELTDLRDANWVLAGNGTSAVFTEFFTRTCADAGFVPDITHMVSSQPMAQMVVRSGAVGLVQPCCEGHAGVAIRPLRGEVLRRRHVLAWRGDTFVAERQEKLVAALSEAYWSEAERSPAYRRYLSCN
- a CDS encoding M1 family metallopeptidase gives rise to the protein MTPRIRRLVPPSVGAIALVAMLTGGGPPAAAAESTIGTDGYVHVSPMGTVLGADPYYPKDGNGGYDVGDYNLAIEYLPSSTSIRAKATITATATQDLSRFNLDLCGLSVYSVKVDGVGATHARVGDHELVVTPRTMLAAGAAFTVEIVYGGSPRPLGTARGLVGWQRGYESAVAVGMPRSAMTWFPVNNTEVDKATLHVALTVPNGWQAVSNGTRVSDTPISGYRHTVTWAEETAVAPSAVMAAMGRRWQVDTATLPDGRSVYNAYATWALDKRALGNKLPEVIEFLSGVLGDYPQSAAGGMFLDRPATTHPAQTRPVYGVYAGMSDLVYATAYQWWGDGVTTKMWKDTQLTESFARYAVWLWDAEKNGVDLDQRYLDQVTAAKADARFWAPKLTDPGARAEYTPTAKGVLMVHALRKTVGDELFFQMYSGFPAINQQSNQGWYDFGLYAEAVAERDLSGFFGAWWNGTVIPADEFLFPGEGR